One Schistocerca nitens isolate TAMUIC-IGC-003100 chromosome 1, iqSchNite1.1, whole genome shotgun sequence DNA segment encodes these proteins:
- the LOC126233379 gene encoding cuticle protein 67-like: MYKYVYIGSLLSPACLTSLSHKWLPCDSALQFAVFAAVLAVARAAFVAAPAVAYAAPAAYAPAALTSQSSNILRSFGNLGQVSTYSKTIDTPYSSVTKSDVRVSNDAVAHVAAPAVAYAAPAYARAYAAPAAYAAPAVAAHGLLGVAYSAAPAVAHLTYSTPALSYAW, translated from the coding sequence TACGTTTATATTGGCAGTTTACTTAGCCCTGCGTGTCTCACCAGCTTGTCCCACAAGTGGTTACCTTGCGACTCTGCCCTACAGTTCGCCGTCTTCGCCGCCGTGCTGGCCGTGGCCCGCGCTGCCTTTGTGGCCGCCCCCGCagtggcctacgccgcccccgctgccTATGCGCCTGCTGCCCTCACGTCGCAGAGCTCCAACATCCTGAGGAGCTTCGGCAACCTGGGACAGGTGTCCACCTACTCCAAGACCATCGACACGCCCTACTCCAGCGTCACCAAGTCTGACGTCCGCGTCAGCAACGACGCCGTCGCCCACGTGGCCGCCCCCGCCGTGGCCTACGCCGCCCCGGCCTACGCGcgtgcctacgccgcccccgctgcctacgccgcccccgccgtcgccgcCCACGGTCTGCTGGGAGTGGCCTactccgccgcccccgccgtcgcccACCTGACCTACAGCACCCCGGCTCTGTCCTACGCCTGGTAG